In the Variovorax sp. S12S4 genome, one interval contains:
- a CDS encoding DUF2339 domain-containing protein translates to MWFIGMIAGLFIGAIAESVPAALILAVVGAFALPKIVGKKSTAEPERTEAERAQPPGIASASGTAASTAPAGGMLKLQQRVAELEQRVSMLERRLTQGAGEAAPADEQSISAASAPATLVAQPVPQAAPATPIPPATPSPLARPAQAAAAAAAAARASMPAPSPAAAESTPAPAPAKPPVAAPAPQRRLPPPPPPPAIPLRDRLPAPIANLIFGGNMLVKLGVLILFLGLAFLLRYTAERVTVPVELRYAAVALVGAGLLALGWFLRRKRTSYALILQGAGIGVFYLTTLAAMKVHELLPPTAGFAFLFGVAVLSAVLAVLQNAPLLAIVAALEGFAAPVLASTGQNRPVGLFTYLLVLDVGIVLIAWFKAWRVLNLIGFVGTFTLAAGWAQKYYTDDQYGIVQPFLLVFFLMFVAVGLLFARRTLFDAPVQPAQPLATRALDTLRRAGRVDSSLVFGTPMVAFGMQYLLMQPWEYGAAFSAMALAAFYLVLGRLVFATQPKGLALLAEAYAIVGVIFGTLAIPLGLEGRWTGAAWAVEAAGMYWLGARQGRVYARAFSFLVFAGAVWKLLEATQLDAAPGHPLLQGSVIGPMLVAVSAFAMWAIHRRAKLDEGNGWEALVGTALPWLGMGALTLLLWQWFTPPWAAAATALLASAAFAVAVRFKLRPLAFVTYGMQALAVAGFIATLHRAADVRGSADEVLASGWQGAVAASLIALSLLGSAAWSMLQAHRAALARGIQPVWSLGNAVAVIAGVGLLHLAMLFQVSLAQAALLWPLTATVVLWVALRIAHKPLAALAGVLQVVSALLYVFGQIWIFDGNTPPAAFAHLGFWTPVVLGLAALLAGAWVSDEAWRRATEGATTARRTRWINDWCVNPAVLWAPVIWGLGWWLFGWLDETAAVLQRNAMDGHVAAAALAVVLVTSALSAVVAHRRGWPQLGQATLATLPGLVLIAAYGVALAAPLVYVPSSALGWAAWPLALLWHLWLLHAQKRWLAPAALAPFHVAGFWFFLLLAARECQWQLGRIGAEWSSWQLLGWAMVPAVALWLLRSRALLQRWPLSEYRAAYIEFAAMPVAAYLLAWVWVTNGTSPGNAAPLPYVPLLNPLELAQWLVLFALVLWWRPLPQGSFARVQPMVAKGVLGVTGLALLTGAVLRTCHHYAGVEWRFDALYASWLTQAALSITWAICGVIAMVLGHSRGVRTLWVGGAALLGVVVLKLFFVELADRGGLFRIVSFIAVGALLLLVGYFAPVPPKKNEMEKDVLAEGGAA, encoded by the coding sequence ATGTGGTTCATTGGCATGATTGCCGGCCTTTTCATAGGGGCCATCGCAGAGTCGGTTCCGGCTGCGCTGATATTGGCCGTCGTCGGAGCTTTCGCGCTGCCGAAAATCGTCGGCAAGAAGAGCACCGCCGAGCCTGAGCGTACCGAGGCCGAGCGCGCGCAGCCTCCCGGCATTGCATCCGCGTCCGGCACCGCTGCGTCAACGGCCCCGGCGGGCGGCATGCTGAAGCTGCAGCAACGCGTGGCCGAACTCGAACAGCGCGTGAGCATGCTCGAGCGGCGGCTCACGCAGGGCGCTGGCGAAGCGGCGCCTGCCGATGAACAATCCATCTCCGCAGCGAGTGCCCCCGCGACGCTGGTGGCGCAGCCGGTTCCCCAAGCCGCGCCGGCGACGCCGATCCCACCAGCTACGCCGAGCCCCCTCGCGCGGCCTGCCCAAGCGGCCGCAGCCGCAGCCGCCGCAGCGCGTGCCTCTATGCCGGCCCCGTCGCCCGCAGCCGCCGAATCAACTCCCGCACCGGCACCAGCCAAGCCGCCGGTTGCCGCGCCAGCACCCCAACGGCGCCTGCCTCCACCGCCGCCCCCGCCAGCAATTCCGCTTCGCGACCGCCTGCCCGCACCCATCGCCAACCTGATCTTCGGCGGCAACATGCTGGTGAAGCTCGGCGTGCTGATCCTGTTCCTGGGGCTAGCCTTTTTGCTGCGCTACACGGCCGAGCGGGTGACGGTGCCTGTCGAGCTGCGCTATGCCGCCGTGGCGCTGGTGGGCGCGGGCCTGCTCGCCCTGGGCTGGTTCCTGCGCCGCAAGCGCACCAGCTATGCGCTCATCCTGCAAGGTGCTGGCATCGGCGTTTTCTATCTGACGACGCTCGCGGCGATGAAGGTGCACGAGCTGCTGCCGCCGACGGCCGGCTTCGCCTTCCTGTTCGGCGTGGCGGTGCTCAGCGCGGTGCTGGCGGTGTTGCAGAACGCGCCGCTGCTGGCCATTGTTGCGGCGCTCGAGGGTTTTGCGGCGCCGGTGCTTGCCTCCACCGGGCAGAACCGGCCCGTGGGCCTCTTCACCTACCTGCTGGTGCTCGACGTCGGCATTGTGCTGATCGCCTGGTTCAAGGCCTGGCGGGTGCTCAACCTGATCGGCTTTGTCGGCACCTTCACGCTGGCTGCGGGCTGGGCGCAGAAGTACTACACAGACGACCAGTACGGCATCGTGCAGCCGTTCCTGTTGGTGTTCTTCCTGATGTTCGTCGCGGTGGGCCTGCTGTTCGCGCGCCGCACGCTGTTCGACGCACCCGTGCAGCCCGCACAGCCGCTGGCCACCCGCGCGCTCGACACGCTGCGGCGCGCGGGCCGGGTCGACAGCTCGCTGGTGTTCGGCACGCCGATGGTCGCATTCGGCATGCAGTACCTGCTCATGCAGCCGTGGGAATATGGCGCCGCCTTCTCGGCGATGGCGCTCGCGGCCTTTTACCTGGTGCTGGGGCGGCTGGTGTTCGCCACACAGCCCAAGGGCCTGGCGCTGCTTGCGGAGGCCTACGCCATCGTGGGCGTGATCTTCGGCACGTTGGCCATTCCGCTCGGCCTCGAAGGCCGCTGGACGGGCGCGGCCTGGGCGGTCGAGGCAGCTGGCATGTACTGGCTGGGCGCGCGGCAAGGGCGCGTGTATGCGCGGGCGTTCTCGTTCCTGGTGTTCGCCGGTGCGGTGTGGAAGCTGCTCGAAGCCACGCAACTCGATGCGGCGCCGGGGCATCCGCTGCTGCAGGGTTCGGTGATCGGCCCGATGCTGGTGGCGGTGAGCGCGTTCGCGATGTGGGCCATTCACCGGCGCGCCAAGCTCGACGAGGGCAACGGCTGGGAAGCGCTGGTGGGCACCGCCTTGCCGTGGCTCGGCATGGGCGCGCTCACGCTGCTGCTGTGGCAGTGGTTCACGCCGCCGTGGGCTGCGGCGGCAACGGCCTTGCTGGCTTCCGCCGCCTTTGCGGTGGCGGTGCGCTTCAAGCTCCGGCCCCTGGCTTTCGTGACCTATGGCATGCAGGCGCTGGCGGTGGCCGGCTTCATCGCCACCCTGCATCGCGCGGCCGATGTGCGCGGCAGCGCCGACGAGGTGCTTGCAAGCGGCTGGCAAGGCGCGGTGGCGGCAAGCCTCATTGCGCTGAGCCTGCTCGGCAGTGCCGCATGGTCGATGCTGCAGGCGCACCGCGCCGCATTGGCACGCGGCATTCAGCCGGTGTGGTCGCTCGGCAATGCCGTGGCGGTGATCGCCGGCGTGGGCCTGCTGCACCTCGCAATGCTGTTCCAGGTGAGCCTGGCACAGGCCGCGCTGCTGTGGCCGCTCACGGCCACGGTCGTGCTCTGGGTGGCGCTGCGCATTGCGCACAAGCCGCTCGCGGCACTGGCCGGCGTGCTGCAGGTCGTCTCGGCGCTGCTTTACGTCTTCGGCCAGATCTGGATCTTCGACGGCAATACCCCGCCCGCGGCCTTCGCGCACCTGGGCTTCTGGACGCCGGTGGTGCTGGGGCTCGCGGCCCTGCTGGCCGGCGCCTGGGTGAGCGACGAGGCATGGCGGCGCGCCACCGAAGGCGCCACCACGGCCAGGCGAACGCGCTGGATCAACGACTGGTGCGTCAACCCGGCCGTGCTGTGGGCACCGGTGATCTGGGGGCTGGGCTGGTGGCTCTTCGGCTGGCTGGACGAAACCGCCGCGGTGCTGCAGCGCAACGCAATGGACGGCCATGTGGCCGCGGCTGCTCTCGCCGTCGTGCTGGTCACTTCGGCGCTGTCGGCCGTGGTGGCGCACCGGCGCGGCTGGCCGCAGTTGGGCCAGGCCACGTTGGCCACGCTGCCGGGCCTGGTGCTGATCGCGGCCTACGGTGTGGCCTTGGCTGCGCCGCTGGTCTACGTGCCTTCGAGCGCGCTGGGCTGGGCGGCCTGGCCGCTGGCGCTGCTGTGGCACCTGTGGCTGCTGCATGCGCAAAAACGCTGGCTTGCTCCGGCGGCGCTGGCGCCTTTCCACGTGGCGGGTTTCTGGTTCTTCCTGCTGCTGGCGGCGCGCGAATGCCAATGGCAGCTGGGGCGCATCGGCGCGGAATGGTCGAGCTGGCAGCTGCTGGGCTGGGCCATGGTGCCCGCCGTCGCGCTCTGGCTGCTGCGCTCGCGCGCACTGCTGCAACGCTGGCCGCTCTCCGAGTACCGCGCCGCGTATATCGAGTTCGCGGCAATGCCGGTGGCTGCCTACCTGCTCGCATGGGTGTGGGTGACCAACGGAACGAGCCCGGGCAATGCCGCGCCGCTGCCCTATGTGCCGCTGCTGAACCCGCTGGAACTGGCGCAGTGGCTGGTGCTGTTTGCGCTGGTGCTCTGGTGGCGGCCCTTGCCGCAAGGGTCGTTCGCGCGCGTTCAGCCGATGGTGGCAAAGGGCGTGCTCGGCGTTACCGGCCTGGCACTGCTGACCGGCGCGGTGCTGCGCACCTGCCACCACTATGCGGGCGTGGAATGGCGCTTCGATGCGCTCTATGCATCGTGGCTCACGCAGGCGGCGCTCTCGATCACCTGGGCGATCTGCGGCGTGATTGCGATGGTGCTCGGCCACTCCCGCGGCGTGCGCACGCTGTGGGTCGGCGGCGCCGCGCTGCTGGGCGTTGTGGTGTTGAAACTGTTCTTCGTCGAGTTGGCGGACCGGGGCGGCCTGTTCCGCATCGTGTCGTTCATTGCGGTGGGTGCATTGCTGCTGCTTGTAGGTTATTTCGCCCCGGTGCCGCCGAAGAAAAACGAAATGGAGAAAGATGTGTTGGCTGAAGGAGGTGCAGCATGA
- a CDS encoding DUF3999 domain-containing protein has translation MKPGNEPSHCVVRIGLAVALATAGFGAAWAQPPATAPIAVQGSGPYYRLTLPLGIYAHAAYGDLRDLRVRNAAGNAVPYAWLRNEAAEPRVASKEVPVFALPASAADASEDAALSFKVRPDGSLALARRPARKQAEAAQWLIDASQLKGSLLQARFEMAPEARGLFAFRLEASDDLRNWRPVGGEEQLVRLAHGGQTIERLAVDLGNVQARFLRLRWSDPKNGAPLTSVAIDSVQEVEPVAPLEWSGALRPERCGTDHCDYALPRGVPVESLRVDLADVNTLAQVGISGLPAAVPSAASEPPRVPRNPLYALRHQQRRPASSSSGTPGEVPLLDTVVYRLAQAGGEARSPLLALDGTSYSHLRVRTSGPLSLLGATPPTISVAATPRTLVFLAQGAAPFSLTWSTAPEKNAVQGSAPGAALALATLVPGYNPNKPVAADQATVALPPPPVAAVDAVVAATAQLPVPTQPDPSRKWWLWGALGVGFLLLAGMAWSLFASLRKDRAPAG, from the coding sequence ATGAAGCCGGGTAATGAACCCTCGCACTGCGTGGTGCGAATTGGTCTGGCCGTGGCGTTGGCAACGGCCGGCTTCGGTGCTGCCTGGGCGCAGCCTCCCGCCACCGCGCCCATTGCCGTGCAAGGCAGCGGGCCGTACTACCGGCTCACGCTGCCGCTCGGCATCTACGCCCACGCCGCATACGGCGATCTGCGCGACCTGCGGGTGCGCAATGCGGCCGGCAACGCGGTGCCCTACGCATGGCTGCGCAACGAGGCGGCGGAGCCTCGCGTTGCCTCGAAAGAGGTACCGGTCTTCGCGCTGCCTGCAAGCGCGGCGGATGCATCTGAAGACGCGGCGTTGAGCTTCAAGGTGCGTCCCGACGGCTCCCTGGCGCTCGCCCGCAGGCCCGCGCGCAAGCAAGCCGAGGCCGCGCAATGGCTCATCGATGCGAGCCAGCTCAAGGGCAGCCTGCTGCAGGCGCGTTTCGAAATGGCGCCCGAGGCGCGCGGCCTGTTCGCCTTCAGGCTCGAGGCCAGCGACGACCTGCGGAACTGGCGGCCCGTCGGGGGCGAAGAGCAACTGGTGCGGCTGGCCCATGGCGGACAGACCATCGAGCGGCTGGCGGTCGACCTGGGCAACGTGCAAGCACGGTTCCTGCGCCTGCGCTGGAGCGATCCGAAGAACGGCGCGCCGCTGACCAGCGTGGCGATCGACAGCGTGCAAGAGGTGGAACCCGTCGCGCCGCTCGAATGGTCGGGCGCGCTGAGGCCGGAGCGCTGCGGCACCGACCATTGCGACTACGCGTTGCCGCGCGGCGTTCCGGTCGAAAGCCTCCGCGTCGACCTGGCCGACGTCAACACGCTGGCGCAGGTCGGGATTTCAGGACTGCCTGCTGCCGTTCCGTCGGCTGCCTCCGAGCCGCCGCGCGTGCCGCGCAACCCGCTGTATGCCTTGCGGCACCAGCAGCGCCGGCCGGCATCGTCTTCTTCAGGCACGCCGGGCGAAGTCCCGCTGCTCGACACCGTGGTGTATCGCCTCGCGCAGGCCGGCGGCGAAGCGCGCTCGCCGCTGCTGGCGCTCGACGGCACGAGTTATTCGCACCTGAGGGTTCGCACTTCGGGCCCGTTGAGCCTGCTGGGCGCAACGCCTCCGACGATTTCGGTGGCCGCCACGCCGCGCACGCTGGTGTTCCTGGCACAAGGCGCCGCGCCGTTCTCGCTCACGTGGAGTACGGCACCCGAAAAGAACGCAGTGCAGGGTAGCGCGCCGGGCGCGGCCCTGGCGCTGGCCACGCTGGTGCCGGGCTACAACCCGAACAAGCCCGTGGCGGCAGACCAGGCCACCGTTGCTTTGCCGCCGCCGCCGGTGGCAGCCGTCGATGCCGTGGTGGCGGCGACTGCACAACTGCCGGTGCCCACGCAGCCGGATCCCTCGCGCAAGTGGTGGCTGTGGGGCGCGCTGGGCGTCGGTTTTCTGCTGCTGGCCGGCATGGCGTGGTCGCTTTTCGCGAGCCTGCGCAAGGACCGGGCTCCGGCCGGTTGA
- a CDS encoding homoserine kinase, which produces MAVFTEVEFGEADALVQRLGLGPLRELRGIEGGIENTNYFATTETGEFVLTLFERLSAEQLPYYLCLMKHLAGRGLPVPEPVADPAIAPPSGHALTIPANAPCELLLKVAGKPAALVQRLSGRSELAPGTAHCAQLGEMLARMHLAARDFPRIQPNLRGLAWWNETVPVVLPYIDESQAALLRAELAYQNHVADTSAYAALPRGPVHADMFRDNVMFATGDDAAAAPRLTGVFDFYFAGTDTWLFDLAVCLNDWAIDLPTGEHDAERADSLLSAYETVRPLNASERALLPAMLRAAALRFWISRLWDFHLPREASMLKPHDPAHFERVLRGRAFHPHAMAQSLEPLAA; this is translated from the coding sequence ATGGCAGTTTTTACCGAAGTCGAGTTCGGCGAGGCAGACGCGCTCGTGCAGCGCCTGGGCCTGGGCCCGCTGCGCGAGCTGCGCGGCATCGAGGGCGGCATCGAGAACACCAACTACTTCGCCACCACCGAAACCGGCGAGTTCGTGCTGACGCTGTTCGAGCGCCTCAGCGCCGAGCAGCTCCCCTACTACCTTTGTCTCATGAAGCACCTGGCGGGCCGCGGCCTGCCGGTGCCGGAACCCGTGGCCGACCCGGCCATTGCGCCGCCCTCGGGCCATGCGCTGACGATTCCCGCGAACGCGCCTTGCGAGCTGCTGCTCAAGGTGGCGGGCAAGCCGGCCGCGCTGGTGCAGCGGCTCTCGGGCCGCAGCGAACTGGCGCCGGGCACCGCGCATTGCGCCCAACTGGGCGAAATGCTGGCCCGCATGCACCTGGCGGCGCGCGACTTTCCGCGCATCCAGCCGAACCTGCGCGGCCTGGCGTGGTGGAACGAGACCGTTCCCGTGGTGCTGCCCTACATCGACGAATCCCAGGCCGCACTGCTGCGCGCCGAACTGGCCTACCAGAACCATGTGGCCGATACGTCGGCCTATGCCGCACTGCCGCGCGGCCCGGTGCATGCCGACATGTTCCGCGACAACGTGATGTTCGCAACCGGCGACGACGCCGCCGCGGCGCCGCGCCTGACCGGCGTGTTCGACTTCTACTTTGCAGGCACCGACACCTGGCTGTTCGACCTCGCGGTGTGCCTGAACGACTGGGCCATCGACCTGCCCACCGGCGAGCACGACGCCGAACGCGCGGACTCGCTGCTGTCCGCCTACGAAACCGTGCGTCCGCTGAATGCCTCCGAACGCGCCCTGCTGCCCGCCATGCTGCGCGCCGCGGCATTGCGCTTCTGGATTTCGCGGCTCTGGGACTTTCATCTTCCGCGCGAAGCCAGCATGCTGAAGCCGCACGATCCCGCGCACTTCGAGCGCGTGCTGCGCGGGCGCGCCTTCCATCCGCATGCCATGGCGCAATCGCTCGAGCCGCTGGCCGCCTGA
- the polA gene encoding DNA polymerase I, translating to MTDKKTLLLVDGSSYLYRAFHAMPDLRAVPGDPKSPATGAIRGMINMMTALRREVRADYAACIFDAPGKTFRDDLYPEYKANRSPMPDDLRSQIDPIHQVVKLMGWPVLCVPDIEADDVIGTLAKTAAAQGVEVIVSSGDKDLSQLVDEHITIIDTMNGKKRDVAGVTAEFGVPPNLMIDYQTLVGDAVDNVPGVEKVGPKTAAKWLLEYGSLDALIQRAAEVKGQAGENLRKALDKLPLSRQLVTIRTDCDLAGHVTGLPSLEGLPVGAPQTAELKPFYEKFGFKSLVKSLEAMEVPPELIEENIKKQQARGGAASADQGGLFDESSNLGAIEAASPASNLKYETITTWAQFDAWLARLEAADLAAIDTETTSLDEMVAQIVGVSFSVEPGEAAYVPLAHNYGDAPAQLPIDEVLARLKPWLENPEKKKLGQHIKYDRHVFANHGIEVQGYAHDTMLQSYVLEAHRPHGLASLAERHLGRSGISYEDLCGKGAHQIPFSQVEIAKAAEYSCEDSDQTLDVHLALWPQIERDEKLRFIYQLEMDSSEALYRIERNGVLIDAPTLAAQSHELGTRIMALEQEAYEIAGQPFNLGSPKQIGEIFFTKLGLPVVKKTPSGAPSTDEEVLEKLAEDYPLPAKILEHRGLSKLKGTYTDKLGQLANPRTGRVHTHYAQAVAVTGRLSSNDPNLQNIPIRTPEGRRVREAFIAPPGSVIASADYSQIELRIMAHISGDESLLRAFREGIDVHRATAAEVFGSTPDQVSSEQRRYAKVINFGLIYGMSSFGLARNLGIETKAAASYIERYFARYPGVKAYMDETKALAKENGYVETVFGRRLYLPEINSPNGPRRGGAERAAINAPMQGTAADLIKLSMIKVQDVLDAEKRATKMIMQVHDELVFEVPEAEVEWVRTEIPRLMAGVAELKVPLLAEIGIGSNWDKAH from the coding sequence ATGACCGACAAGAAAACGCTGCTGCTCGTCGATGGCTCGAGCTATCTCTACCGCGCCTTCCATGCCATGCCCGACCTGCGGGCCGTGCCCGGCGACCCGAAGAGCCCGGCCACCGGTGCCATCCGCGGAATGATCAACATGATGACGGCGCTGCGCCGCGAGGTTCGCGCGGACTACGCGGCCTGCATCTTCGACGCGCCGGGCAAGACGTTTCGCGACGACCTGTACCCCGAATACAAGGCCAACCGCTCGCCGATGCCCGACGACCTGCGCAGCCAGATCGATCCCATCCACCAGGTGGTGAAGCTCATGGGCTGGCCCGTGCTCTGCGTGCCCGACATCGAGGCCGACGACGTGATCGGCACGCTGGCCAAGACGGCCGCGGCGCAGGGCGTCGAAGTGATCGTGTCCAGCGGCGACAAGGATCTGAGCCAGCTGGTGGACGAGCACATCACCATCATCGACACGATGAACGGCAAGAAGCGCGACGTGGCCGGTGTCACGGCGGAATTCGGTGTGCCGCCCAACCTGATGATCGACTACCAGACGCTGGTCGGCGATGCCGTCGACAACGTGCCCGGCGTCGAGAAGGTCGGCCCCAAGACAGCGGCCAAATGGCTGCTCGAATACGGTTCGCTCGATGCGCTGATCCAGCGCGCCGCCGAGGTGAAGGGCCAGGCCGGCGAGAACCTCCGCAAGGCCTTGGACAAGCTGCCGCTGAGCCGTCAGCTAGTCACCATTCGCACCGATTGCGACCTGGCCGGGCACGTCACCGGCCTGCCTTCGCTCGAAGGGTTACCCGTGGGTGCGCCGCAAACGGCCGAGCTCAAGCCCTTTTACGAAAAGTTCGGCTTCAAGAGCCTGGTGAAGTCGCTCGAGGCCATGGAAGTGCCGCCCGAGCTGATCGAGGAAAACATCAAGAAGCAGCAGGCCCGCGGCGGCGCTGCGAGTGCCGACCAGGGCGGGCTGTTCGATGAATCGTCGAACCTCGGCGCCATCGAAGCTGCATCGCCCGCGAGCAACCTGAAGTACGAAACCATCACGACCTGGGCACAGTTCGACGCGTGGCTCGCAAGGCTGGAGGCCGCCGACCTGGCCGCCATCGACACCGAGACCACGTCGCTCGATGAAATGGTTGCGCAGATCGTCGGCGTGAGCTTCAGCGTGGAGCCCGGCGAGGCGGCCTACGTGCCGCTGGCACACAACTACGGCGATGCGCCCGCACAGCTGCCCATCGACGAAGTGCTCGCCAGGCTGAAGCCGTGGCTCGAAAACCCCGAAAAGAAAAAGCTCGGCCAGCACATCAAGTACGACCGCCACGTGTTCGCCAACCACGGCATCGAGGTGCAGGGCTATGCGCACGACACCATGCTGCAAAGCTATGTGCTCGAGGCGCACCGGCCGCACGGGCTCGCGAGCCTGGCCGAGCGCCACCTGGGGCGCAGCGGCATTTCATACGAAGACCTGTGCGGCAAGGGCGCGCACCAGATTCCGTTCAGCCAGGTCGAGATTGCCAAGGCCGCCGAATATTCATGCGAGGACAGCGACCAGACGCTCGATGTTCACCTGGCGCTGTGGCCCCAGATCGAGCGCGACGAAAAGCTGCGCTTCATCTATCAACTCGAAATGGATTCGAGCGAGGCGCTCTACCGCATCGAGCGCAACGGCGTGCTGATCGATGCGCCCACGCTCGCCGCGCAAAGCCATGAGCTCGGCACGCGCATCATGGCGCTGGAGCAAGAGGCCTACGAGATCGCCGGGCAACCCTTCAACCTGGGCTCGCCCAAGCAGATCGGCGAGATCTTCTTCACCAAGCTGGGCCTGCCGGTGGTCAAGAAAACGCCGAGCGGCGCGCCGAGCACGGACGAAGAAGTGCTCGAGAAGCTGGCCGAGGACTACCCGCTGCCGGCCAAGATCCTGGAGCACCGCGGCCTGTCCAAGCTCAAGGGCACGTACACCGACAAGCTCGGCCAGCTGGCCAACCCGCGCACCGGCCGCGTGCACACGCACTATGCGCAGGCAGTGGCGGTTACCGGGCGGCTGTCGAGCAACGATCCCAACCTGCAGAACATTCCGATCCGCACGCCCGAAGGCCGGCGCGTGCGCGAAGCTTTCATTGCGCCGCCCGGCAGCGTGATTGCAAGCGCCGACTACTCGCAGATCGAGCTGCGCATCATGGCTCACATCAGCGGCGACGAGTCGCTGTTGCGCGCGTTCCGCGAAGGCATCGACGTGCACCGCGCCACCGCGGCGGAGGTGTTCGGCTCCACGCCCGACCAGGTGTCGAGCGAGCAGCGCCGCTATGCCAAGGTGATCAACTTCGGGCTCATCTACGGCATGAGCAGCTTCGGGCTGGCGCGCAACCTGGGCATCGAGACCAAGGCCGCGGCTTCGTACATCGAGCGCTACTTTGCGCGTTATCCGGGCGTGAAGGCCTACATGGACGAGACCAAGGCGCTCGCGAAGGAAAACGGCTATGTCGAGACCGTGTTCGGCCGGCGCCTGTACCTGCCCGAGATCAATTCGCCCAACGGCCCGCGCCGCGGCGGCGCCGAGCGCGCAGCCATCAACGCGCCCATGCAGGGCACGGCGGCCGACCTGATCAAGCTCAGCATGATCAAGGTGCAGGACGTGCTCGATGCCGAGAAGCGCGCCACCAAAATGATCATGCAGGTGCACGACGAACTGGTGTTCGAAGTGCCCGAGGCCGAGGTCGAATGGGTGCGCACCGAAATCCCGCGCCTGATGGCCGGCGTGGCCGAGCTGAAGGTGCCGCTGCTAGCCGAGATCGGCATCGGCTCCAACTGGGACAAGGCCCACTGA
- a CDS encoding LysR family transcriptional regulator yields the protein MTDRFDGIQTFLEVVESGSLTFAAERLNLTRSAVGKALARLEARLGVRLLQRTTRSQTLTEEGQAYYEHCLRAQAELEAAESGLESGRREPRGRLRASLPLAFGHHHAAPALLGLIERYPQLQVDIAISDRVVDLVQEGYDLAVRIGELPDTDRLVARRLGEQTMRLAAAPAYLTRFGRPADVAALAQLRGIDYCGPGQSQRWELRDPQGRAHTVHLPWHARLNDLQAVADAAIAGAGLAWLPNWLLARYVQSGQLEPVLADHRAAAMPIHVLWPRSRHMPAKTRCAVDALVAAMPACMEECRTRPVSTVRTRKTQGSRS from the coding sequence ATGACCGATCGTTTCGATGGCATCCAGACTTTTCTCGAGGTGGTCGAAAGCGGCAGCCTCACGTTCGCGGCCGAGCGGCTGAACCTCACGCGTTCGGCCGTGGGCAAGGCACTCGCGCGGCTGGAGGCGCGGCTCGGCGTGCGCCTGCTCCAGCGCACCACCCGCAGCCAGACCCTGACCGAAGAAGGGCAGGCCTACTACGAGCACTGCCTGCGTGCGCAGGCCGAGCTCGAGGCCGCGGAGTCGGGCCTCGAAAGCGGCCGGCGCGAGCCGCGCGGTCGCCTGCGTGCCAGCCTGCCGCTGGCCTTTGGACACCACCACGCGGCGCCGGCGCTGCTGGGCCTCATAGAGCGCTATCCGCAACTGCAGGTGGACATTGCCATCAGCGACCGCGTGGTCGACCTGGTGCAGGAGGGCTACGACCTGGCGGTGCGCATCGGCGAACTGCCCGACACCGACCGGCTGGTGGCCCGCCGGCTCGGCGAGCAGACCATGAGGCTCGCGGCCGCGCCGGCCTACCTGACGCGCTTCGGGCGGCCGGCTGACGTGGCCGCGCTGGCGCAGCTCCGGGGCATCGACTATTGCGGTCCTGGTCAGTCGCAGCGCTGGGAACTGCGCGATCCGCAAGGCCGCGCGCACACCGTGCATCTGCCCTGGCATGCGCGGCTGAACGACCTGCAGGCGGTGGCCGATGCGGCCATTGCAGGTGCCGGGCTCGCCTGGTTGCCGAACTGGCTGCTGGCACGCTACGTGCAATCCGGACAGCTCGAGCCCGTGCTGGCCGACCACCGCGCCGCGGCCATGCCCATTCATGTGCTGTGGCCGCGCTCGCGCCACATGCCCGCGAAGACGCGCTGCGCGGTCGATGCGCTGGTCGCCGCGATGCCGGCCTGCATGGAAGAATGCCGAACCCGCCCGGTGTCCACCGTGCGGACCAGAAAAACACAAGGAAGCCGTTCATGA